One window of the Acetomicrobium thermoterrenum DSM 13490 genome contains the following:
- a CDS encoding glycosyltransferase family 1 protein, with product MSYNPIKVLHIFGGMNRGGAETLIMNVYRNIDREKFHFDFAVSTMKKCDYDDEILSLMGSIYHLSEKGGRDVRIYYNNLNQLLRSNKYDVIHSHIYYFSGVTLLIGRINKVPIRIAHSHNTSDGKLNSWKRILYRWIMRKSILYNATHLVGCSKEACEALYGPNCWNDVRTQVVANGIDLSVFEKVYNDKNSLREEIDLPKDVPLIIHVGRFSKQKNHVFLIEVFSEFLKECSNAHLVLVGDGPLKDEIVHLAVEKGIESNIHFLGVRSDIPEILSAGDIFLFPSLYEGIPLVLVEAQAACLPCLVPEAINKKEVDMGLGLIYSLSLKDDISLWVKQLKRLLLIRRPSKDEAHKKIREHGYSTDSAVQKLSCIYANTMRAK from the coding sequence ATGTCTTACAATCCAATTAAAGTTTTGCATATATTTGGAGGCATGAACAGAGGCGGGGCTGAGACTCTTATTATGAATGTATACCGTAATATTGATAGAGAAAAATTTCATTTTGACTTTGCTGTTAGTACAATGAAAAAGTGTGATTATGATGATGAAATTCTTTCTTTAATGGGTAGTATATATCATTTATCAGAAAAAGGAGGGCGGGATGTTAGAATATATTATAACAACCTAAATCAACTATTAAGATCAAATAAATACGATGTTATCCATAGTCATATTTATTATTTCAGTGGAGTGACATTACTTATAGGGCGAATTAATAAAGTACCAATTAGAATTGCTCATAGTCATAATACAAGTGATGGTAAATTAAATTCATGGAAGCGAATTTTATATAGATGGATCATGAGAAAATCCATCTTATATAACGCAACTCATCTTGTGGGTTGTTCGAAAGAAGCATGTGAGGCATTGTATGGACCAAATTGTTGGAATGATGTGCGAACGCAGGTTGTTGCGAATGGGATTGATTTATCAGTATTCGAAAAGGTATACAACGATAAAAATTCTTTACGAGAAGAAATAGACCTACCCAAAGATGTTCCGTTGATAATACATGTAGGAAGATTTTCAAAACAAAAAAATCACGTGTTTTTAATAGAAGTTTTTAGTGAGTTTTTAAAGGAATGTTCAAACGCACATCTAGTTTTAGTAGGAGATGGGCCTCTAAAGGATGAGATTGTTCATTTGGCAGTGGAAAAGGGTATTGAATCAAATATACACTTTCTGGGTGTGAGATCAGATATTCCAGAGATTTTGTCTGCAGGAGATATCTTTTTGTTTCCATCTTTGTACGAAGGAATACCATTAGTATTAGTTGAGGCTCAAGCAGCCTGTTTGCCATGTCTTGTCCCAGAAGCTATAAATAAAAAGGAGGTAGACATGGGTTTGGGGTTAATTTATTCGCTTTCTTTAAAAGATGATATATCCTTATGGGTTAAACAGCTAAAGCGGTTATTATTAATTCGAAGACCCAGCAAAGATGAGGCACATAAAAAAATAAGGGAACATGGTTATTCCACTGATAGTGCTGTGCAAAAACTTTCATGTATTTACGCTAATACGATGAGAGCAAAATGA
- a CDS encoding O-antigen polysaccharide polymerase Wzy family protein, producing MVQDNPKPMFSRESFFKFIIICLQLTQVTMLSLGLFYVMDKSWVSSFANGNVVISSLLIFQFVWIILSWRWCSQQDYLNLYIIFILACFTFNASHCVLHLFGLLDEGILDNRFSDVSIIQSLYFVLVSFSWLHLGALVGYVNSPRKRERIGYIHLTYSSVRFVSILLIALALPFWFYKYYHILQIIIRGGYFAIYQVDKPTGFAAVDRVLGAFLVPAALFLLATSRDSRVLRWLAIVILLSEILANLFIGRRGYFAMDTIVTLWVWHRSIKKIPVGLVFILGVCALTIFPLIFALRNISGAERLNFGIWITALGYVDNPLVASIKEMGGSLQTLVYTLELVPTARPFAYGGTYFWAMTTLIPNFFWDVHPALSAKAADWLVQTVNPTFAAMGGGYGYSIFAEGYLNFGWLGSILPMFIMGFLISKLLRWESLRFHPAKVGMVASFFSLFIWIARGESMSVVRQLFWYSLFPLLLMVLCDKVFRVVFKESKRYATFGDIAVVKQPNGQRGAKE from the coding sequence ATGGTACAGGATAACCCTAAGCCCATGTTTTCAAGAGAATCCTTTTTTAAATTTATTATTATATGTCTTCAATTAACTCAAGTTACTATGTTATCCTTGGGCCTTTTTTACGTAATGGATAAATCTTGGGTAAGCTCATTTGCTAACGGCAATGTTGTTATTTCTAGTCTCTTAATATTTCAATTTGTATGGATCATACTATCGTGGAGATGGTGTTCTCAACAAGATTACTTGAACTTGTATATAATATTTATTCTTGCTTGCTTTACCTTTAATGCTTCGCATTGTGTGTTACATCTTTTTGGCTTACTGGATGAAGGCATCCTTGATAATCGTTTTTCCGATGTTAGCATCATTCAAAGTCTTTATTTTGTTCTGGTTTCGTTTTCATGGCTACATTTAGGTGCATTAGTCGGTTATGTTAATTCTCCGCGAAAACGAGAACGTATTGGCTACATACATTTAACATACTCAAGTGTAAGATTTGTAAGTATCTTGCTGATAGCTTTAGCCCTCCCATTTTGGTTCTATAAGTATTATCACATATTGCAAATTATCATCCGTGGTGGCTATTTCGCAATTTATCAAGTTGATAAACCGACGGGCTTTGCCGCAGTTGATAGAGTACTAGGTGCCTTTTTAGTTCCGGCCGCTTTGTTCTTATTGGCAACAAGTCGCGACAGCAGGGTATTGCGATGGCTGGCAATTGTTATCCTATTAAGTGAAATTTTAGCCAATTTGTTCATTGGGCGAAGAGGTTATTTTGCGATGGATACAATAGTAACATTGTGGGTATGGCATCGGTCCATAAAGAAGATTCCTGTTGGTTTAGTTTTTATTCTTGGTGTATGTGCATTAACAATATTTCCTCTGATATTCGCTTTGCGTAACATTTCAGGGGCCGAAAGACTAAATTTTGGTATTTGGATTACAGCTTTAGGTTACGTTGATAATCCCCTTGTTGCTTCCATTAAAGAAATGGGCGGTTCACTTCAGACATTGGTATATACATTGGAGCTAGTTCCTACAGCACGACCCTTTGCATATGGTGGAACATATTTTTGGGCAATGACCACTCTGATACCGAATTTTTTTTGGGATGTTCATCCGGCATTATCTGCCAAAGCGGCAGACTGGTTGGTCCAAACTGTAAATCCTACATTTGCCGCCATGGGCGGTGGTTATGGTTATTCCATTTTTGCAGAGGGGTATCTTAATTTTGGTTGGCTTGGTAGTATTTTGCCAATGTTTATAATGGGTTTTCTAATTTCAAAATTACTACGTTGGGAGTCGTTGCGCTTTCATCCAGCTAAAGTAGGGATGGTTGCTTCTTTCTTTTCGTTGTTTATTTGGATCGCCCGAGGTGAATCGATGTCTGTGGTACGTCAGCTTTTTTGGTACAGCTTGTTTCCTTTGTTATTGATGGTTCTATGCGATAAAGTTTTTCGAGTTGTCTTCAAAGAATCTAAAAGATACGCTACCTTTGGAGACATTGCGGTTGTAAAGCAACCTAACGGTCAACGAGGAGCGAAAGAGTAA
- a CDS encoding oligosaccharide flippase family protein: MDAKSQQTTMIKSLSLRDNFIWTFIGNVVYSGCQWCMLIIVAKVGNPYMVGEFSLGLAITAPVIMLTNLQLRGVQATDAKREYQFCDYLALRLTTTMLAFIIIIFIIAMSKYKLSTAMVVAAVGLAKCFESISDVFYGLLQQHERMDRIAISMMIKGPLSLVSLGVAVYLTGSVFWGALALGAAWAIVLLSYDIHNGAMVLGEKEKCGMWLQSLIKIRPRWDIKTLYRLAWLALPLGVVMMLISLNANIPRYFIQHYKGEYWLGIYSAMAYLMVAGRTVIGALGQSASPRLAKYYASQDSVSYNKLFYKLLGIGAIIGVIGILVAVLGGEMLLSLIYTPEYAQETNVFVLLMVAAALSYMASFAGYGMTAARYFRSQLPLFVIVTIITTIAAALLIPKLGLIGAALAVILSNFAQLIGSMYIVGLAVRSLKK; this comes from the coding sequence GTGGATGCAAAATCGCAACAAACTACCATGATTAAGTCTTTGTCGCTTCGCGATAATTTTATCTGGACCTTTATCGGCAATGTAGTTTATTCGGGTTGTCAATGGTGTATGTTAATAATCGTGGCAAAAGTTGGCAATCCTTACATGGTAGGCGAATTTTCCTTAGGGTTAGCGATAACGGCCCCCGTGATTATGTTAACCAATTTACAGCTAAGGGGTGTTCAGGCAACTGATGCAAAACGTGAATATCAATTTTGCGATTATTTAGCATTAAGGTTAACTACCACCATGTTAGCATTTATTATTATAATTTTTATTATCGCCATGTCTAAATACAAATTAAGCACAGCAATGGTGGTAGCTGCGGTTGGATTAGCGAAATGTTTTGAATCCATCAGTGATGTTTTCTATGGGTTATTGCAACAACATGAGCGCATGGATCGTATAGCTATATCAATGATGATTAAGGGACCTCTCTCATTAGTTAGTTTGGGTGTGGCAGTATATTTAACTGGCAGTGTATTTTGGGGTGCTCTTGCGCTTGGGGCTGCTTGGGCTATTGTCCTTTTAAGTTATGATATCCATAATGGAGCGATGGTTTTAGGCGAAAAAGAAAAATGCGGAATGTGGTTGCAAAGTTTAATAAAAATAAGGCCGAGATGGGATATAAAAACTCTTTACCGTCTTGCCTGGTTAGCTTTACCTCTTGGAGTGGTGATGATGCTTATTTCACTCAATGCCAATATACCCCGTTATTTTATACAGCATTATAAGGGTGAATATTGGCTAGGAATTTATTCTGCTATGGCTTATTTGATGGTAGCAGGAAGAACAGTTATTGGAGCTTTAGGGCAGTCGGCGAGTCCAAGGTTGGCAAAATATTATGCATCTCAAGATAGCGTTTCATATAACAAGCTTTTTTACAAGCTGCTTGGAATTGGAGCCATCATTGGCGTTATCGGTATATTGGTTGCTGTTTTGGGCGGGGAAATGTTGCTTTCTTTGATTTATACTCCAGAGTATGCCCAAGAGACAAATGTTTTTGTATTATTAATGGTAGCAGCGGCTTTAAGTTATATGGCATCATTTGCGGGTTATGGCATGACCGCAGCCAGGTATTTTAGATCACAGTTGCCGTTATTTGTTATAGTAACCATTATTACAACAATAGCTGCGGCATTGTTAATCCCAAAACTTGGACTTATAGGAGCTGCGTTAGCAGTTATCTTAAGCAACTTCGCCCAGCTAATAGGTAGTATGTATATTGTTGGTTTGGCTGTACGAAGTTTAAAAAAATAA
- a CDS encoding winged helix-turn-helix domain-containing protein, translated as MNSLAIKLDSLITSQTRVKLLLRFFLNPESKSYLRELAEEFGESTNSVRVELNRLTEAGLLNSFDEGRTKVYRANTNHPLFPEIHSMVRKFTGIDQLIPQVLSKLGDIHSAYIVGDYARGMDSGIIDLVLVGKVDKAYLQNLIDKVEPMLHRKIRCLSLSEDELEKYKATLKLEEAIELWSSGRGE; from the coding sequence GTGAATTCATTGGCCATAAAGCTTGATTCTTTAATAACCTCTCAAACGAGGGTAAAGCTGCTTTTAAGGTTTTTCTTAAACCCAGAAAGTAAATCGTACCTTCGAGAGCTTGCAGAGGAGTTCGGCGAATCGACCAATTCCGTGCGGGTAGAGCTAAATAGGCTCACTGAAGCAGGGCTTTTAAATTCCTTCGACGAAGGCAGGACAAAAGTTTATCGGGCAAACACCAACCACCCCCTTTTTCCCGAGATACACAGCATGGTGCGTAAATTCACAGGGATTGACCAGCTCATCCCCCAAGTATTGTCAAAGCTTGGCGACATACATTCGGCCTACATCGTGGGCGACTACGCAAGGGGGATGGATTCGGGTATAATTGACCTCGTCTTAGTAGGCAAAGTCGACAAAGCTTACCTGCAAAATTTAATAGACAAGGTCGAACCCATGCTTCACCGAAAAATACGCTGCCTGTCTTTAAGCGAAGACGAGCTTGAAAAGTACAAAGCCACCCTTAAGCTTGAAGAGGCAATAGAGCTGTGGAGCAGCGGCAGGGGTGAGTGA
- a CDS encoding helix-turn-helix domain-containing protein → MEFEFLSEVIGDLVRRRRKELNLAQADVCRYAHISQGQLSRIENGLRIPSLSLMFRLCRVLNCDISISDIFDKFSSKDKNSKNKKKGDDEKKKGKEGDKS, encoded by the coding sequence ATGGAGTTTGAATTTTTGAGCGAGGTCATCGGTGATTTGGTGAGGCGAAGGCGAAAGGAGCTTAACCTTGCCCAGGCCGATGTATGTCGCTATGCTCATATTTCTCAGGGCCAGCTTTCCCGTATCGAAAACGGGCTTCGCATTCCTTCTCTTTCTCTTATGTTTAGGTTGTGCCGCGTGTTGAACTGTGACATAAGCATCAGCGACATATTCGATAAGTTTTCATCCAAAGATAAGAACTCAAAAAATAAGAAGAAGGGGGATGACGAAAAGAAGAAAGGCAAGGAGGGCGATAAGTCCTAA
- a CDS encoding helix-turn-helix domain-containing protein has translation MSSSKNGAFVMVDFCVITDKNLDVFDKMTYVALCKFADREGKCFPSQNTLAALVGCGRSRLRKSLDNLKGLNYLRVDSRVLDGKQRSNLYTLLPRENRTRVSSSAEGGLQKTHPGSQDGHITISNITRSKEQDSGELPQCDAVAEKPQDSRKPALYPGRASEPPSPSFYKNQNTPPLEREMKHPPYEEVVESFKRHFPDQNPPTLDEANCMWMRVAALVHDELYTAQGWDDYFDGIAKSPFLSGDNDVNWRPGVFWILLTKNIRKVKEGFFERGGTWEQIVEQRMKIADLTEEDQKYVRDLIFNIKSREAA, from the coding sequence ATGAGCTCATCTAAAAATGGTGCTTTTGTGATGGTAGACTTCTGTGTAATCACCGATAAAAATCTAGACGTCTTTGACAAGATGACATACGTGGCGCTTTGCAAATTCGCCGACAGAGAGGGAAAGTGCTTCCCCAGCCAAAACACCCTCGCCGCCCTGGTGGGATGCGGCCGCTCCCGCCTTCGCAAATCGCTGGACAACCTAAAAGGGTTAAATTACCTGAGGGTGGACAGCAGGGTGCTCGACGGCAAACAGCGAAGCAATCTATACACCCTCCTGCCGCGAGAAAACCGCACCCGGGTTTCCTCAAGCGCAGAGGGGGGTCTCCAAAAAACCCACCCCGGGTCGCAGGACGGCCACATAACTATATCCAATATAACTAGATCTAAAGAACAAGATTCAGGGGAACTTCCGCAGTGCGATGCAGTCGCAGAAAAACCCCAGGACTCCCGGAAACCTGCCCTTTATCCGGGAAGAGCCAGCGAACCCCCTTCACCTTCTTTTTATAAAAATCAAAATACGCCCCCCTTAGAGCGGGAGATGAAGCATCCTCCCTATGAAGAAGTGGTCGAGTCCTTTAAGCGGCACTTTCCCGACCAAAATCCTCCCACACTAGACGAAGCAAACTGTATGTGGATGAGGGTTGCCGCCTTAGTGCACGACGAGCTTTATACCGCCCAGGGGTGGGACGACTACTTCGACGGCATCGCCAAAAGCCCCTTTTTGTCGGGGGATAACGACGTCAACTGGAGGCCGGGCGTCTTCTGGATATTGCTTACAAAAAACATCCGAAAGGTAAAGGAAGGCTTCTTTGAAAGGGGCGGAACCTGGGAACAGATCGTGGAACAAAGAATGAAGATCGCAGACTTGACGGAGGAAGATCAGAAATACGTTCGTGATCTGATTTTCAATATAAAATCGAGGGAGGCGGCCTAG
- a CDS encoding DUF1659 domain-containing protein, protein MAAYQPIASRLTLRLQVGADEWGKPKLKSKSIAGVDYSADATDVLTVAQAIAGLLPYNLVEAQKVDTDRVG, encoded by the coding sequence ATGGCAGCTTATCAACCGATAGCAAGCCGTCTGACCCTGAGGCTTCAGGTAGGAGCAGACGAATGGGGAAAGCCCAAGCTAAAGAGCAAATCCATCGCAGGCGTTGATTACTCCGCCGACGCTACCGACGTGTTGACGGTGGCGCAGGCGATCGCCGGGCTTTTGCCCTACAATCTGGTCGAAGCGCAGAAGGTAGATACCGATAGGGTCGGTTAG
- a CDS encoding DUF2922 domain-containing protein: MLEPKMTRRLRMTFETEDGPWTLSLSDVKEGLLPEEVETVMQTIVDNSIFGIPPTGIVKAELVETDTTQLV; the protein is encoded by the coding sequence ATGTTGGAGCCGAAAATGACCAGAAGGCTTAGGATGACCTTTGAGACGGAAGATGGCCCGTGGACTTTGTCTTTGTCCGACGTAAAAGAAGGACTGCTTCCTGAGGAAGTGGAAACGGTCATGCAGACAATAGTTGACAACAGCATATTCGGCATTCCCCCAACGGGGATCGTCAAGGCCGAGCTCGTAGAGACCGACACCACTCAGCTGGTGTAA
- a CDS encoding YvrJ family protein has protein sequence MEEFLTSTLQTTFSIAVAAYLLIRMEKRLDELAIAINNLEKGVAKYFGEV, from the coding sequence TTGGAGGAATTTCTGACGTCCACTCTTCAGACGACCTTTTCCATCGCGGTGGCAGCATACCTGCTGATCCGCATGGAAAAGCGACTCGACGAGCTGGCAATAGCGATAAACAACCTCGAAAAGGGCGTGGCAAAATACTTCGGCGAGGTGTAA
- a CDS encoding glycoside hydrolase family 108 protein, with protein MREKVADYILKVEGGFVDNPKDPGGRTNFGITAATLTSARARLKDARLPEDVINLTKEQALEIYEKFYWKPAGCDHIPRPVDLAVFDGCVNCGVRQGVKFLQEALNMLGENLAVDGIFGQKTMQAAWEHALPKTKILSALLWRRTKYYNDIVARNPDRRVFLHGWLNRLARLWSCAVG; from the coding sequence ATGAGAGAAAAGGTTGCAGATTATATTTTGAAGGTAGAAGGAGGGTTCGTAGACAACCCGAAAGACCCCGGCGGTAGGACAAACTTCGGCATCACTGCCGCCACCCTGACCTCGGCACGAGCGAGGTTAAAAGACGCCAGGCTTCCCGAGGACGTAATAAACCTTACAAAAGAACAAGCGCTTGAGATATACGAAAAATTTTACTGGAAACCCGCAGGATGCGACCACATCCCCCGCCCCGTCGATCTAGCCGTATTTGACGGGTGCGTCAACTGCGGAGTCAGGCAGGGCGTGAAGTTCCTGCAGGAGGCTCTTAATATGCTGGGCGAAAACCTGGCCGTCGACGGCATCTTTGGTCAAAAGACCATGCAGGCTGCCTGGGAGCATGCGCTGCCTAAGACCAAAATTTTATCCGCCCTGCTTTGGCGACGCACGAAATACTACAACGACATCGTCGCCCGAAACCCCGACAGGCGGGTCTTCCTGCACGGCTGGCTCAACCGCCTAGCCCGGCTTTGGAGCTGCGCTGTGGGATGA
- a CDS encoding DUF433 domain-containing protein gives MVAGPKICFGKPVIEGTRIPIHLVLELLGDGVTPDEIIKNYYPCLTKEDILACIRFANSFIMIDPC, from the coding sequence ATCGTCGCTGGTCCTAAAATATGTTTTGGAAAACCGGTTATAGAGGGCACTAGAATCCCGATTCATCTGGTTTTGGAACTTTTGGGCGATGGAGTTACACCAGATGAAATTATAAAAAATTATTATCCCTGTTTGACCAAGGAGGACATCCTAGCCTGTATCCGTTTTGCTAACTCCTTTATAATGATAGACCCTTGCTAA